GCGGGCAACGACTTGGTGAACTTCATCGGTGTGCCCCTCGCCGGCTATTCTTCGTATATGGACTATGTGGCGAATGCCAACGGGACAGGCATCCACGACTTCATGATGAGCTCGCTGATGTCATCCGCCAAGACCCCCATGATATTCCTCTTCCTTTCGGGCCTGGTCATGGTCTACGCGCTGGCTACTTCTAAAAAGGCGCAAAACGTCATCAAGACTTCGGTCGACCTCTCTCGCCAGGAAGAAGGCGACGAGATGTTCGGTTCGTCTGCCTTGGCAAGAACCATCGTGCGCCGTGCTACGGCAACGAATGAGTTTTTGGTGCGTGTCATCCCTGCCAACGTACGGAATTGGATAAATAACCGTTTCAATAAAGACGATGTGATACTCGAAAACGGAGCTGCATTCGACTTGGTGCGCGCTTCGGTCAACCTCGTCCTTTCGGGCTTGCTCATCATCATCGGTACCACGATGAAATTGCCCCTCTCTACCACGTATGTGACCTTTATCGTAGCCATGGGCTCTTCACTTGCCGACCGTGCATGGGGACGCGAAAGCGCCGTTTACCGCATCACCGGCATGTTCTCCGTCATCGGCGGATGGTTCATCACCGCATTCGTGGCATTTACGGTCTGCGCCCTCGTCACCATTATCATGTATTATACCAGTTTCGTAGGCATGTTCATCTTTATCTGCCTTGCGGTATTCCTGCTGGTAAGAAGCAACATTAAATATAGCGAAAAGCAAAAGGCGGAAAAGCAAGACGATATCTTCAAGCGCATGATGGCATCCAAAGACAAGAACGAAATCCTCACCCTGCTCCGCCAGCACGTGCGTGAGACCTTGTCCGACTACATCGACTATACCGAAAAGACCTACGTACAGGTGACCGACGGCTTTATCAACGAAGACCTGAAGAGCTTGAAGAAGGGGCTGAACTCGGCGGAAGAAAAGCGCAAGATGCTGAAGAAACGCCGCCGCAAGGAAATCCTCGGCCTGCGCCGCATTCCTATCGCCCTTGCCATCGAAAAGAACACGTGGTTCCACCTTGGAAGCAACAGCTGCGAACAGATGCTCTACTGCTTGAAACGTATCTGCGAACCGTGCAAAGAACACGTGGACAATAACTTCAACCCCATCTCGAAAGAAAGCATAGCCGACTTCCTGCCCATCCGCGAGGAATTGTGCAAGCTGATGGAAAACACACGTGCCGACATCGAGAACAACAACTATGCCGATGCCGACGATATTCTGGTGAAAGGCGATACGTTGAAGAACAAGATTTCAGCCCTGCGCAAGGCACAGATGAACCGCCTGCAAGAGACCGACAACACAAGCCTGAAAGCCGCCATGGTTTACCTCAACATCTTGCAGGAAACGCAAGAACTGGTCAGCATCTGGCGCCACCTGCTCCGTGCAAGCCGCTTCTTCCAGAACGACTATGTGCCTCAGCAGGAAGCTCAAATCTTGAGTCTCGCCGAATAATCAAGCCACACTAATATTCATTCAAGCCGGTATCTCTCCTGAATGCTATCAGGTGATACCGGCTTGTTTTATAGCTCCTTTACATAAAGAAGGCAAATGAAAAATAGAACGCAACGTAGTTTCAAAGAAGTTTAGATATACTGAAACTTTAGTTTCAATGCACTGAAACTAAAGTTTTAATGCGCTAAAACTCCAGTTTCAACCAGCAGAAACCAAGCACGAAACCGCAAGCATCGTGCATAGCCCTCAGAAGCTGTTTTGAATTTATCGTGCGATGATTTGGGATGAGCTTTTGAGGCATTTTCGCTTCTGTGATGAGGAAGATAGCGGGCTATCTGACGAAGAACAGGAGCGGAAAGGACCAAAAAATCGCCCAAAGCACACACGAAAAAGGATACATCAAGCCAAGAAAAACTTTTTGAAGAAATTCAAAACAGCTTCTCAGTCCGTTATCCGCTCCACCACCTCTTCCTTCGAAGAAAGGGCTTCTCCGTGAAGCTCCACATAGTCCACTCCCATCGGATTGTGCTCGCTTACCTTCACATACAAGTATTTCAGAACCGCCTTCTTGCCGTCAATCGTAGTCTCGCATACGTAACGCTCTCCCCGCCGGCAAATCAGGAACTTCTTCCCCGAATAGGCGGTCAGCGTGACCGTACAGCTATTCTCCCCTTCCTCCACCACCTTATAGCCATACACCATCTTGCGCTGGAAAAAGCTCAATCCGTTCTTTTCTCCCATCCGCTCTTCCCGGTTCACCCAATACACGGACAGAGGCTTTTCCTTATCCAGCTTCCCGCCGACCAGGTTCACATCGTAACACACCAGGTTACGGTTGATGCTCCGGGAGATATGGAACAACCGTTGCGGGGTCAGATACAAATTGCCTTCCGTCTCTGCCATGCACAAGCACGCGCCCGCCCACAAAAAACACAATAAGAAACAAGGAATAAGCACGTTACGCTTCCCTTTATCCAAAAGCCTTTTCAAATCCGTTGCCTTCATAAGTTTTCTCTCATTTAAGGATTTACAAAGCAAAGTTACGATATTCCCTGTATTTCCCAACATTTTTTTTGACGGTTCATGCCACTTTTCTTACCTTTGCAAGATAAATTATCCCCAGACATGAGAAAAACAATTATTTTACTAACCCTGATAGCCTGCTGCCTTGCCTGCACGGGCAATCATAAAAAGAAGTACTCCATGACAAACGAAACCTTGGTCCGCCTGGAAACGACTTTGGGCGACATTACCGTAAAGCTATACGACGAAACCCCGAAGCACCGGGACAACTTTATCAAGCTGGTGAAAGAAGGCGCGTATGACAGCACCCTGTTCCACCGCGTCATCAAGCATTTCATGATTCAGGCAGGCGACCCGGAAAGCAAGACCGCCAGCGATACCGCCATGTTGGGAAGCGGCGATGTGGGCTATACCGTCCCCGCCGAATTTGTCCCCTCCCTCTACCATAAGCGGGGAGCGCTCGCCGCGGCACGCAAGCCGGACAATGTCAATCCCGAACGGGCTTCGTCGGGATGCCAGTTCTACATCGTGACAGGAAACGTGTTCAGCGAAGCGCAACTCATCAACATCGAAAACGATGTCAACCAGGCACGCCTCGACACCATTTTCCAGAACTTGGCGCGCCGGCACATGAAAGACATCTATAAAATGCGCAAAGCCGACGATACCGCCGGACTTCTCGCCTTGCAAGACACACTGGAAGCACAGGCGAAAGTGCAACTCAAACAAGAAGGCCCCTTGAGGTTCACGCCGCAACAAGTCCAGGCTTATACCACCATCGGCGGGGCGCCTCATCTGGACGGAGGCTATACCGTATTCGGCGAGGTAGTAGACGGCATGGATGTAGTTTCGCAAATCGAAGGAGCCAAGACCGGCAAGGCAGACCGCCCGGTACAGAACATCCGTATCCTGAAAGCAAGCATTATTAATTAATGAAGAATGAGGAATGAAGAAACAACGTTCGGCGTAAGCCAATGAAGAATCGCTTCGCCCGCATGGAAAATTCTTCATTCTTCATTCTTAATTCTTCATTTATATGATAAAGGTAAACCATTATACACTGGGCAACGGGCTGCGCATTGTGCACAATGAGGATAATTCCACCCAAATGGTGGCGCTCAACATCCTGTACGACGTAGGCGCGCGCGACGAGTCCCCCGAACATACAGGCTTTGCCCATTTGTTCGAACACCTGATGTTCAGCGGTTCGGTAAATATCCCCGACTATGACACGCCTGTCCAAAACGCCGGAGGGGAAAACAACGCATGGACCAATAATGACATCACCAATTATTACATCACCCTCCCCTACCAAAACGTAGAGACCGGGTTCTGGCTGGAAAGCGACCGCATGCTGAGCCTCGACTTCAATCCGCAAAGCCTGGAAGTGCAACGCCAGGTAGTTATCGAAGAATTCAAGCAACGCAACCTGAACCAGCCCTACGGAGACGCGTCACACCTGTTGCGCGAAATGGCTTACCGGCACCATCCGTACCGCTGGCCTACCATCGGGAAAGAAATCAGCCACATCGCCAACGCCACACTGGAAGAAGTGAAAGACTTCTTCTACCGCTTTTACGCGCCCAACAATGCCATACTTTCCGTAACGGGGCATATCCCGTTCGAAGAGACCATCCGCCTGGCGGAGAAATGGTTCGGACCGATACCGGCGCGCCAGATACCTCCGCGCAACCTGCCCGCCGAAAAGCCCCAGACACACATCCGGCGGCTCAGCGTAGAACGGAAAGTCCCGGTAGACGCCTTGTACATGGCATTCCACATGTGCAACCGCTTTTCGCCGGAATATTACACATTCGACGTCATCACCGACCTGCTTTCCAACGGCCGTTCCTCACGCTTTATCCAGACGCTGGTGCAGCAAAAGAAACGGTTCGCTTCCATCGACGCCTACATCTCCGGAAGCCTGGACGAAGGCCTGCTGCACATCACGGGCAAGCCCGCGCCGGGCATATCGCTGGAAGAGGCGGAACAAACCATTTGGGAAGAGCTGGACAAGCTGAAAACATCCCCGGTGTCCGCCGAAGAACTGGAAAAGGTAAAAAACCGGTACGAAAGCGAACAGATATTCAACAACATCAATTACCTGAACGTAGCCACCAACCTCGCCTTCTACGAACTGATAGGCAAGGCGGAAGACATCAACACTGAAGTGGACAAATACCGCTCCGTCACCCCCGGGCAAATACAGGAAACGGCAAAACGGACATTTGTCCCCGAAAATTGCAACATACTTTATTATAAAGCCATCCAATGAAACAATCACACTACCGCGCACTGCTCTCCCTGGGCCTTCCCATCGTTATCGGGCAAATAGGCGTCATCATCCTGGGCTTCGCCGACACGATTATGGTAGGGCATCACAGCTCCACCGAACTCGCCGCAGCCAGCTTCGTAAACAACATGTGCAACCTCGCCATTATCTTCAGCACCGGATTCGCCTACGGGCTGACACCGGTAGTAGGCCGCCTGTTCGGAGAGGGGAACAAAGAAAAGACCGGAGAAGTCTTGCGGAACAGCCTTTCGGCAAACACCCTGCTTGCGCTCATCGTATGCGGCATCATGTACGCCCTCTACCTGAACCTCCACCGCTTGGGACAACCCGAAGAACTGCTGCCCTACATGCGCCCCTACTTCATTGTATTGCTCCTTTCGCTTCCGTTCGTGCTTTGGTTCAACGCCTTCAAGCAATTCTCCGACGGGATTACCGACACCAAAGTATCCATGTGGATGCTCTTAGGTGGCAATGTCCTGAACATCATCGGAAACTATATCCTGATTTACGGCAAGCTGGGATTCCCCGAACTGGGCCTGCTGGGCGCCGGCATCGCGACGTTGGCATCCCGCATCCTGATGGTCGCCGCCTACCTGGTCCTGTTTTTCTTCACCGCCCGCTACAAGCCCTTCCGCGTCGGATTCCTTGCCGGCAAGACCAACAAGGAAGACTTTTCCCTGCTCAACCGCCTGGGGTGGCCCATTGCCGCCCAAATGGGGATGGAAACCGCCTCGTTCAGCCTTAGCGCCATCATGGTAGGGTGGCTGGGCAGCACCGAACTCGCCAGCTACCAAGTGATGATAGCCGTTTCCCAAGTCTGCTTCATGATGTACTACGGCATGGGAGCCGCCGTATCCGTACGCATCAGCAATTTCCTCGGCCTGCACGATTTCGCCAATATCCGCCGGATAGCCAACACCGGCTTCCGCATCATCCTGGTGATGATTGCCTGCACCTCCATCCCCATCTATCTGTTGCGGAACGACATCGGAGGCTGGTTCACCGACGATGCAGCCGTCAGCCTGATGGTGGCGCAAGTGATTATCCCCTTCCTGCTCTACCAGTTCGGCGACGGGCTTCAAATCAACTTCGCCAACGCGCTCCGCGGGATAGCCGACGTGCGCCCGATGATGCTGTTCGCCTTCATTGCCTATTTCGTCATATCCCTGCCCTTGGGATACCTCTTCGGATTCACGCTCGGATGGGGCATTACAGGCATCTGGACGGCATTCCCCTTCGGGCTTACCTGTGCCGGAATCATGTATTACCTCCGCTTCCGGTACAAAGTGAAGACACTGGGCAACAAATTATTAAATGAATATCCGCATTTTACCTAATTGACTGTAGGGGCGTATCGCATACGCCCTGAAAGCATCCGCGTGGATAAGTGGACGCATTCGGGCGTATGCGATACGCCCCTACATGGGATGTTTGCGGATATTCAAAATTATTAATTATTAATTGTTAATTATTAATTGCAAAATGTTTTCCACCCCTGTCAAAATAGCGTTCGGATACATCCTGCTGATAGCCCTGCTTTTCGGAGCCGGCGGATACATCTACCGGCAAATGGCGTTGCTGACCGCCCCCTCCGATGCTGAAAGCACCATCAGCTCGCGCCGGAAAACCACGCATCAGATTATCACCCGGCTTTACGATGCCGAAATCATCGGGCAGACCCTGCATGCAGGAAGGCTCGACGAATACCCCAACTACAAACGCGCGATGAGGGAAGCGGGAATCCTGATCGACTCCCTCCAGCAACAACTCGCCGACACCCTGCAACAAGCCCGGCTGGACACCGTACGCACCCTGCTGAAACAAAAGGAGCGGAACATGCTGAGCGTATTGGAAGCCATCAAGGAAAACCCTACCGACGAACTCTACCGCCAACAACTG
The Phocaeicola salanitronis DSM 18170 genome window above contains:
- a CDS encoding inorganic phosphate transporter, whose protein sequence is METVYLGIVIFLFMLAVFDLLVGVSNDAVNFMNSAVGAKVAKFRTIIIVAAAGVFLGAIMSNGMMDIARHGIFQPSNFSFYEIMCILLAVMVTDVVLLDVFNTLGLPTSTTVSMVFELLGGTFILAILKILGDETGMYSLGDMMNTEKAFSVIMAIFLSVAIAFIAGTVVQYISRLIFSFNYKKNLSWTIGIFGGLSTTALAYFILLQGLKSSPYISPDTLAWISDHNSLLILGCFIFFTLLMQVLHWCKVNVFRIIVLLGTFSLALAFAGNDLVNFIGVPLAGYSSYMDYVANANGTGIHDFMMSSLMSSAKTPMIFLFLSGLVMVYALATSKKAQNVIKTSVDLSRQEEGDEMFGSSALARTIVRRATATNEFLVRVIPANVRNWINNRFNKDDVILENGAAFDLVRASVNLVLSGLLIIIGTTMKLPLSTTYVTFIVAMGSSLADRAWGRESAVYRITGMFSVIGGWFITAFVAFTVCALVTIIMYYTSFVGMFIFICLAVFLLVRSNIKYSEKQKAEKQDDIFKRMMASKDKNEILTLLRQHVRETLSDYIDYTEKTYVQVTDGFINEDLKSLKKGLNSAEEKRKMLKKRRRKEILGLRRIPIALAIEKNTWFHLGSNSCEQMLYCLKRICEPCKEHVDNNFNPISKESIADFLPIREELCKLMENTRADIENNNYADADDILVKGDTLKNKISALRKAQMNRLQETDNTSLKAAMVYLNILQETQELVSIWRHLLRASRFFQNDYVPQQEAQILSLAE
- a CDS encoding DUF4833 domain-containing protein produces the protein MKATDLKRLLDKGKRNVLIPCFLLCFLWAGACLCMAETEGNLYLTPQRLFHISRSINRNLVCYDVNLVGGKLDKEKPLSVYWVNREERMGEKNGLSFFQRKMVYGYKVVEEGENSCTVTLTAYSGKKFLICRRGERYVCETTIDGKKAVLKYLYVKVSEHNPMGVDYVELHGEALSSKEEVVERITD
- a CDS encoding peptidylprolyl isomerase, producing the protein MRKTIILLTLIACCLACTGNHKKKYSMTNETLVRLETTLGDITVKLYDETPKHRDNFIKLVKEGAYDSTLFHRVIKHFMIQAGDPESKTASDTAMLGSGDVGYTVPAEFVPSLYHKRGALAAARKPDNVNPERASSGCQFYIVTGNVFSEAQLINIENDVNQARLDTIFQNLARRHMKDIYKMRKADDTAGLLALQDTLEAQAKVQLKQEGPLRFTPQQVQAYTTIGGAPHLDGGYTVFGEVVDGMDVVSQIEGAKTGKADRPVQNIRILKASIIN
- a CDS encoding M16 family metallopeptidase; this encodes MIKVNHYTLGNGLRIVHNEDNSTQMVALNILYDVGARDESPEHTGFAHLFEHLMFSGSVNIPDYDTPVQNAGGENNAWTNNDITNYYITLPYQNVETGFWLESDRMLSLDFNPQSLEVQRQVVIEEFKQRNLNQPYGDASHLLREMAYRHHPYRWPTIGKEISHIANATLEEVKDFFYRFYAPNNAILSVTGHIPFEETIRLAEKWFGPIPARQIPPRNLPAEKPQTHIRRLSVERKVPVDALYMAFHMCNRFSPEYYTFDVITDLLSNGRSSRFIQTLVQQKKRFASIDAYISGSLDEGLLHITGKPAPGISLEEAEQTIWEELDKLKTSPVSAEELEKVKNRYESEQIFNNINYLNVATNLAFYELIGKAEDINTEVDKYRSVTPGQIQETAKRTFVPENCNILYYKAIQ
- a CDS encoding MATE family efflux transporter is translated as MKQSHYRALLSLGLPIVIGQIGVIILGFADTIMVGHHSSTELAAASFVNNMCNLAIIFSTGFAYGLTPVVGRLFGEGNKEKTGEVLRNSLSANTLLALIVCGIMYALYLNLHRLGQPEELLPYMRPYFIVLLLSLPFVLWFNAFKQFSDGITDTKVSMWMLLGGNVLNIIGNYILIYGKLGFPELGLLGAGIATLASRILMVAAYLVLFFFTARYKPFRVGFLAGKTNKEDFSLLNRLGWPIAAQMGMETASFSLSAIMVGWLGSTELASYQVMIAVSQVCFMMYYGMGAAVSVRISNFLGLHDFANIRRIANTGFRIILVMIACTSIPIYLLRNDIGGWFTDDAAVSLMVAQVIIPFLLYQFGDGLQINFANALRGIADVRPMMLFAFIAYFVISLPLGYLFGFTLGWGITGIWTAFPFGLTCAGIMYYLRFRYKVKTLGNKLLNEYPHFT